The DNA segment CGACCACATCACCGGCCATGTGCGCGAGCAGGGCTTTGCCCAGGCGGTTGAGTACATCCTGGCGCTCAATGGCCACCCTCTGGGCTTGTCCCGCTAAAACAGGTTCTAGGGGCACTTTTGTCCACAGCGTCACCCTATTAGCGCGGGATATTCTTCCCTATGCACCATAGGAAGTTGGTGCCACCATTTGTGCATGTTCGGTATTCGCGACCGAAAGCTCGGTGTAGTGGTGGCTTTGATGTTTGCCCCATTTGCCTTGCAGCTACTGGGGTGGGCCGGAACACCGCTGGGTGGGGGGCCATGTGGAGCCATTGGGCTGGAGCAACTTATGCTCGAGCAACCCCAGGCCTTCTTCTATGCACAAATCATGCTGTGGGGCATCGCACTGCTGATGGCTACAGGGTTTTTTATCCTGATGCTCAGCTTCATGAACAACGGCTCGATTCCTAAGGCCCAGGCCAGACCATTTGTACTGGCAGGTCAGGCCATAGGGGGAATTACCGCTCTAATTTACCTGCTGACCCGCACCACAGGTCTCCCTGCACCCAGCCCCATTGGCTGGCTGATCAGCGGGCGTGAACCCATCGACGTAATTGGAGCGCTGGTGCTGGTGGTACTCTTTGCACACAGCTTTCTGGCGCTCAACTGGCTGCAAAAAGCCAGCCCCGGCCAGACAAACTCTACAGCGCAGACCACCCGCCTAATGCCATAACCCGCGGGCTAAAATTTCCTGAGCATTGATGGGGCAGCTCAACAGAAATGTCCTTGAAGTTCTGCTTGCCGGGCCTGCCCGCGGTTCACCTAAATGTGCTTGGTGCACAAGTTGTGCTACCATGTACAGCCGTGACAAGTGTTTCTGGAGGCCGCTGGGTTGCCGAAATATACGGCTGTAACCTGGAAGTGCTGGAAAACCCCAAGCTGGTAGAGGTAGCGCTGCGCGATGCAGTGCTCAAGCTTGGTGCACCTCCGGCTGGTATACAGTCCACGGTCTACAAGTTTTACCCTCAGGGACTTTCGGCAGCCATCCTCTCCCCTGTGGCCGCAGTTATGATTCACACCTGGCCAGAGGACAACGCCTCGGCAGCGCTCGACCTTTACTTTTATAAGCGCGACGTAGACCCCGAAGCGGTCTTGCGGGGGCTGGCCAGGGCATTTGGAGCCCAGGAAGAGTCGGCTTTTCGTTTTTGGCGTGGTGGTGAGCATGAAATAAAGCGCCGCAGGCAAGAATCACCGAGCAAAAACGGGCTGTAGCAAATAGAGCGAAAGAGGATGGTACAATCCCAATCACAAAAAGGGCTGTCTCGCG comes from the Meiothermus cerbereus DSM 11376 genome and includes:
- a CDS encoding S-adenosylmethionine decarboxylase family protein, which codes for MTSVSGGRWVAEIYGCNLEVLENPKLVEVALRDAVLKLGAPPAGIQSTVYKFYPQGLSAAILSPVAAVMIHTWPEDNASAALDLYFYKRDVDPEAVLRGLARAFGAQEESAFRFWRGGEHEIKRRRQESPSKNGL